In Flavobacterium hankyongi, the genomic window GGTTTACGGCAAGAGAAGTTCGCCAAAGCCTGAACATGAGCAAGACATCGGCTTTCAAGTATTTTGAATTATTGCAGAAGCTGGAATACATACAAGCCGTGGAAGGTTCTCCCAATAAGGGATTCAAGTATGTCATTTCCTATTGGGATAATATGGAAAAGATGAAAGCTAAAATCAGGGAAGACTTGAATAATCAGCTAAAACAATTGTAAAACACCAAAAAGAACACTGGAATGCCAGTAAAATAAGGTTATATGATGCTAGTGTTCGATGTTTTTGAAAGTGTGCATAAGGAAAGATTGTAAAACCAAATGATAATGACCATGAAAAAGACGATAAAAACACCAGCCTATGAGAACCTTCTTAAAGAGTTTGACAGGTTTGTAAAAGTAAGGAACTACAAACAGGGTCAAAGAGGGAAAATGTACCAGAATGCAGTAAAGGAGTTTCTCATTTGGCTGGAAGATTCGGGAGTGACCAAGATAAAGGATGTAGACAGCCAAGAGACAATAAGTTATTTTGAATACCTAATAGCGAGACCCAAACAACGAGGTGAAGGCACTTTGGCCGAGAAGACCATCAAATTTCATTTATTCACTATGGGACTTTTCATGTTGAACCTTTTGGAAAACAAGGAAATTGATAAAGAGTTCTACATTCCAACGTACGGAAACGGGATTCAGAATCCGAGAAACATACTTTCAACTGTTGAGGTTAAAATGCTCTTCGATAACTGTACATCTGAAATTGAAAGAGCTTTGTTGTCAGTTGCCTATGGCTGTGGTCTTAGAAGGTCTGAAATTGAGAAACTGGATGTCAAAGACGTACAACTCACAAGTGGAATGCTGATGGTCCGTAAGGGAAAAGGTAGCAAGAGACGTGAAGTCCCTATGAGTGACTCGGTTCTTAAATGCTTAAAGCAATACATTACTGAAGAACGGTATCAGAAACTGATAGGTAGAAACCAGTTGGAAGAGGCTCTTTTTGTCAATGCCAGAGGAAAAAGAGCAAGTGGTGAAATCCTCAATGATATGCTGAAAAGGATTATCGAGCAAACAGATAATTATGAGCTGATTCAAAAAGACATCTCGCTCCATTGTCTTCGCCATAGTATTGCCAGTCATCTTTCCGATAATGATGCAGGTATTGAATTTATTAGGCGTTTCCTTGGTCATTCTGAAATCAATACCACCTACATATATGCCATTAAGAACAAAAAGCGAAAGCCAGTAGTAACCTTTTAAAATCAAGCTTATGGAAAAAATCAAATTAGAGGATTATCTAAAACAGCGATTGGCAGATAAAACAGCCCAGAGCTATCTTTTCACTATCAATAATTTTATCAAGACCAATCCCAAGTGTAAACGATATAAGTTTCACGATATCATCAACTATATGGATGAGGTTACGCAGAAACAATCCAATACCCAATACAGAATCCGAATCCTATCAGCCATTAAAAAGTACTACGAGTATCTGGTGATGACTGGAGTAAGAAAAGACCATCCCTGCAAAAAACTGAATATTAAAAACAGAAGCAATCAGGATATCCAATTACAGGATTTGTTTAGCAGCGAAGAATTGCAATTGCTACTACAAAGGGAAAACCGCTATTGGTTTTTGGAATCCCGAAACAATGTGCTTTTGTCGCTTTTAATTTATCAAGGTCTTACCAGTGAAGAAATCACGAACCTTGAATTAAAAGACATTGATTTGGAAAACGGGACCATATATATCAAAGCATC contains:
- a CDS encoding tyrosine-type recombinase/integrase, which codes for MEKIKLEDYLKQRLADKTAQSYLFTINNFIKTNPKCKRYKFHDIINYMDEVTQKQSNTQYRIRILSAIKKYYEYLVMTGVRKDHPCKKLNIKNRSNQDIQLQDLFSSEELQLLLQRENRYWFLESRNNVLLSLLIYQGLTSEEITNLELKDIDLENGTIYIKASNTLNRRTLELLNKQILPLSKYIEEVRQKMLRCNTDKLILNKLGKPISVDGIHSIIEPLKTLFPDRKLNPQTIRMSVICNWLNEKKYDLVKVQELAGHKWPGTTEKYIRVDVNAERELINRYFPLI
- a CDS encoding tyrosine-type recombinase/integrase → MKKTIKTPAYENLLKEFDRFVKVRNYKQGQRGKMYQNAVKEFLIWLEDSGVTKIKDVDSQETISYFEYLIARPKQRGEGTLAEKTIKFHLFTMGLFMLNLLENKEIDKEFYIPTYGNGIQNPRNILSTVEVKMLFDNCTSEIERALLSVAYGCGLRRSEIEKLDVKDVQLTSGMLMVRKGKGSKRREVPMSDSVLKCLKQYITEERYQKLIGRNQLEEALFVNARGKRASGEILNDMLKRIIEQTDNYELIQKDISLHCLRHSIASHLSDNDAGIEFIRRFLGHSEINTTYIYAIKNKKRKPVVTF